In Capsicum annuum cultivar UCD-10X-F1 chromosome 11, UCD10Xv1.1, whole genome shotgun sequence, one genomic interval encodes:
- the LOC107848387 gene encoding putative late blight resistance protein homolog R1B-23 isoform X2, whose translation MFSSQYSSAKKHHPLDFFHRIENEWGSYMPENVQNRINLLKIEFKFIDIFLTIQNFTNDPNMLKNVIHKVDALFHDSAFDTSKKYQNLERLTSLLQDKIWIIKIDIRANYSFFPRTSLQLLHEKNGIGNSKFVMEFIDGVIQNLSSKFMMEFIDGIVQNLCELVEIGDSNSVQIQEVLKELKLLKNLVGFLSKWCVDSESVYALFAHVLFVAGFAAMVAWLYMPGREDNGNEYLVPGEMNFLLSYIVRMRTKPVNPRIRKIYVDVLLALKGTMQSGLSRSIQNLYSVEIEAGFLEIFIHNLEEIRSICTLSRMEYLNHQMGSLEEMLKLLRANLISLPIQGLEFHLQDIDIVIVDVGLLIYSLYDREKQEEANQRLFLDLPRSIQHIKEVIFLVIRWAFQSNLPRVHGLGCVDFLLNNLKEFQVRYSDSHNSFVKNQLQVIQKELESLQPFLKDVAEELYNKHERLQHCAALLNGKAYEVEYIVDASIGKGVPDWCLVRWLFDIIKEIILIREEVAKIQEKRVFNFALHDTLDTEELTNTPRMTEEVVGFEDVMEKLREQLISGSKQLDVISVVGMPGLGKTTVANKLYSDEFVVSRFEIRAQCCVSQAYSRRNVLLSILRDAIGESPTLAKLSTDILADQLRKILLRKRYLILVDDVWEASVWDDLRCCFHDDNNGSRIILTTQHGGVAENAKSVSDPLYLRLLNDDESWKLLKQKVFGEESCSVLFSNIGKEIANKCRGLPLSIVLVAGMLTKMKKSEICWKQVAMNLCTDILSNSKTIIEQSYQSLPYHLKPCFLYFGVFLEDKEINVSILTWLWIAEGFIKSRDDKSLEDIAEGYLESLIGRNLVTVAKWSSSGKVKTCRIHDLLLCFCKERAKEKNLLRWMKRDQNVNTSSSIYSHKQLIQRHMSFNSEVVNLVEWISSCSLVGAVSFMEGRNKGSFSIVQSSHIYFRFIKVLNLEFIVIDSFPTELVYLRYFAARTSQKSITSSIANLRNLETLIVKPMRGKLILPLTLLKMVKLRHLQIYSKAHFTLNAAEESLETAKFVNLITLSSPTFCCVRDAELMLRTPNLRKLRCSFVGWGYPSREMSSLTRLETLSIKMDSCGSSPSNFPPNLKKLTLSNFTMYWLQSSIAMLPNLQVLKLVAVFFSKAEWKVRNDMFHQLKVLKVVDCPCFKKWNISDDAFPRLEHLVLRRCRYLEPWSSGKHKLK comes from the exons ATGTTTTCCAGCCAGTATTCATCTGCAAAAAAACATCACCCGCTCGATTTCTTCCATCGAATCGAAAACGAATGGGGTAGTTACATGCCTGAAAATGTACAAAATCGAATTAATTTACTCAAAATAGAGTTCAAATTCATTGATATTTTTCTCACCATCCAAAACTTCACTAATGATCCCAACATGCTAAAAAATGTAATTCACAAAGTCGATGCTCTTTTTCATGATTCCGCCTTTGATACATCGAAAAAGTATCAAAATCTTGAACGACTTACTTCTTTGTTGCAGGATAAAATTTGGATCATCAAGATTGATATCAGAGCTAATTACTCATTCTTTCCTAGAACTTCGTTGCAACTATTGCACGAAAAGAATGGGATTGGTAATTCCAAATTTGTAATGGAATTCATCGATGGTGTTATACAGAATCTTAGTTCCAAATTTATGATGGAATTCATCGATGGCATTGTACAGAATCTTTGTGAGTTAGTGGAGATTGGTGATTCCAACTCTGTACAAATACAGGAGGTTTTAAAAGAGCTGAAGTTGTTGAAGAATCTTGTAGGTTTTTTATCGAAGTGGTGTGTAGACTCTGAGAGTGTATATGCTTTGTTTGCTCATGTTTTATTTGTGGCGGGGTTTGCAGCAATGGTTGCCTGGTTGTACATGCCGGGTCGCGAGGATAATGGAAATGAGTATTTGGTTCCTGGTGAGATGAATTTCTTGCTTTCTTATATTGTGCGGATGAGGACTAAGCCTGTTAATCCGCGCATCCGTAAGATCTATGTTGATGTCTTGCTAGCTTTGAAAGGGACAATGCAATCAGGATTGTCTCGCAGTATCCAAAATTTGTATTCAGTTGAGATTGAAGCTGGTTTTTTGGAGATTTTCATACACAACTTGGAGGAGATACGAAGTATTTGTACTCTAAGTCGGATGGAGTATTTGAATCATCAAATGGGAAGCCTTGAGGAGATGCTCAAACTCTTGAGAGCTAATCTGATCAGTTTGCCGATACAAGGTCTTGAATTTCATCTTCAAGATATTGATATTGTCATTGTTGATGTGGGGCTTCTTATTTACTCGTTATATGATAGGGAGAAGCAGGAGGAAGCGAACCAAAGACTATTTCTTGATTTGCCCAGAAGCATTCAGCATATCAAGGAAGTGATCTTCCTTGTGATTCGATGGGCATTTCAATCTAATTTGCCAAGGGTTCATGGACTAGGTTGTGTTGATTTCCTTCTGAACAACTTGAAGGAGTTCCAAGTCCGTTATTCAGATTCACATAATTCTTTTGTTAAGAACCAACTTCAAGTTATTCAGAAGGAACTCGAGAGCTTGCAACCTTTTCTCAAGGATGTGGCTGAAGAGCTCTACAATAAGCATGAAAGGCTCCAACATTGTGCTGCACTATTGAATGGCAAAGCTTATGAGGTGGAATATATAGTTGATGCTTCTATTGGAAAAGGAGTTCCTGACTGGTGTCTTGTCCGTTGGCTCTTCGACATTATAAAGGAGATTATACTTATTAGGGAAGAGGTTGCAAAGATTCAGGAAAAGAGAGTTTTTAACTTTGCATTACATGATACCTTGGATACTGAAGAATTGACTAATACTCCAAGAATGACTGAAGAAGTTGTCGGTTTTGAAGATGTTATGGAAAAACTAAGAGAACAACTAATAAGTGGAAGCAAACAGCTAGATGTTATCTCAGTTGTTGGAATGCCCGGATTAGGCAAGACAACTGTGGCCAATAAACTTTATTCTGACGAGTTTGTTGTCTCCCGATTTGAAATCCGTGCACAATGTTGTGTATCCCAAGCATATTCGCGTAGGAATGTGTTACTTTCCATTCTACGTGATGCCATTGGTGAGTCGCCTACTCTTGCTAAATTGTCTACGGATATATTAGCAGATCAGCTTCGTAAAATTTTACTGCGGAAAAGATATCTTATCCTTGTTGATGACGTATGGGAAGCTAGTGTTTGGGATGATTTAAGATGTTGTTTCCATGATGACAATAATGGTAGTAGAATTATCCTAACAACGCAACATGGTGGTGTTGCTGAAAATGCTAAATCTGTCAGTGATCCCCTTTATCTTCGTTTGCTAAATGATGATGAAAGTTGGAAGTTACTAAAACAGAAAGTGTTTGGTGAAGAAAGCTGTTCCGTTCTCTTTTCAAACATTGGCAAAGAAATAGCAAACAAGTGTAGGGGGCTGCCTCTTTCAATTGTTTTGGTGGCTGGTATGCTAACAAAGATGAAGAAGAGTGAAATATGCTGGAAACAAGTTGCTATGAATTTATGTACCGATATTCTTAGCAACTCGAAGACCATCATAGAGCAAAGTTATCAGAGTTTACCTTATCATCTAAAGCCTTGCTTCCTCTATTTTGGAGTATTTTTGGAGGACAAAGAAATCAATGTCTCAATCTTGACATGGCTATGGATTGCAGAAGGATTTATTAAAAGTCGCGATGACAAGAGTCTAGAGGATATAGCAGAAGGCTACTTGGAGAGTCTTATTGGAAGAAATCTAGTTACAGTTGCTAAATGGAGTTCCAGTGGTAAGGTCAAAACCTGTCGTATTCATGACCTGTTGCTTTGTTTCTGTAAGGAAAGAGCCAAGGAGAAGAACCTTCTAAGGTGGATGAAACG GGACCAAAATGTCAATACGTCTTCCTCTATTTACTCTCACAAGCAGCTCATTCAACGCCACATGTCCTTTAATTCTGAAGTGGTTAATCTTGTGGAATGGATCTCATCTTGCTCACTTGTTGGAGCTGTCAGTTTCATGGAAGGTAGAAACAAAGGTTCCTTTTCAATAGTCCAATCCTCCCACatttacttcagatttataaaagTGTTGAATTTGGAGTTTATCGTAATTGATTCTTTCCCAACTGAGCTAGTTTACTTGAGGTATTTTGCTGCACGAACTTCTCAGAAGTCAATCACATCATCCATAGCCAATCTTCGGAACCTTGAAACTTTGATAGTCAAACCAATGAGAGGAAAATTGATATTGCCCCTTACACTTTTGAAGATGGTTAAATTGAGACATCTGCAGATATATAGCAAAGCCCATTTCACTTTAAATGCTGCAGAAGAATCACTTGAGACCGCAAAATTTGTCAATTTGATAACTCTTTCCTCTCCAACTTTTTGTTGTGTGAGGGATGCAGAATTGATGTTGAGAACACCTAATCTTCGGAAACTGAGATGCTCATTTGTTGGTTGGGGTTATCCTTCTCGTGAAATGAGTTCCCTAACACGGCTTGAGACTCTCAGTATTAAAATGGATTCTTGCGGAAGTTCTCCATCCAACTTTCCACCAAATCTAAAAAAATTGACGTTGTCCAACTTTACCATGTATTGGCTTCAATCAAGCATTGCAATGCTTCCAAACCTTCAGGTACTCAAGCTGGTAGCAGTATTTTTCTCAAAGGCTGAATGGAAAGTGAGGAatgacatgttccatcaactcaaAGTTTTGAAAGTAGTAGATTGTCCTTGTTTTAAAAAATGGAATATCTCTGACGATGCTTTTCCTCGCCTTGAACACTTGGTACTGAGAAGATGTCGATATCTTGAG CCATGGTCATCAGGGAAACACAAGTTGAAGTGA
- the LOC107848387 gene encoding putative late blight resistance protein homolog R1B-23 isoform X1: MFSSQYSSAKKHHPLDFFHRIENEWGSYMPENVQNRINLLKIEFKFIDIFLTIQNFTNDPNMLKNVIHKVDALFHDSAFDTSKKYQNLERLTSLLQDKIWIIKIDIRANYSFFPRTSLQLLHEKNGIGNSKFVMEFIDGVIQNLSSKFMMEFIDGIVQNLCELVEIGDSNSVQIQEVLKELKLLKNLVGFLSKWCVDSESVYALFAHVLFVAGFAAMVAWLYMPGREDNGNEYLVPGEMNFLLSYIVRMRTKPVNPRIRKIYVDVLLALKGTMQSGLSRSIQNLYSVEIEAGFLEIFIHNLEEIRSICTLSRMEYLNHQMGSLEEMLKLLRANLISLPIQGLEFHLQDIDIVIVDVGLLIYSLYDREKQEEANQRLFLDLPRSIQHIKEVIFLVIRWAFQSNLPRVHGLGCVDFLLNNLKEFQVRYSDSHNSFVKNQLQVIQKELESLQPFLKDVAEELYNKHERLQHCAALLNGKAYEVEYIVDASIGKGVPDWCLVRWLFDIIKEIILIREEVAKIQEKRVFNFALHDTLDTEELTNTPRMTEEVVGFEDVMEKLREQLISGSKQLDVISVVGMPGLGKTTVANKLYSDEFVVSRFEIRAQCCVSQAYSRRNVLLSILRDAIGESPTLAKLSTDILADQLRKILLRKRYLILVDDVWEASVWDDLRCCFHDDNNGSRIILTTQHGGVAENAKSVSDPLYLRLLNDDESWKLLKQKVFGEESCSVLFSNIGKEIANKCRGLPLSIVLVAGMLTKMKKSEICWKQVAMNLCTDILSNSKTIIEQSYQSLPYHLKPCFLYFGVFLEDKEINVSILTWLWIAEGFIKSRDDKSLEDIAEGYLESLIGRNLVTVAKWSSSGKVKTCRIHDLLLCFCKERAKEKNLLRWMKRDQNVNTSSSIYSHKQLIQRHMSFNSEVVNLVEWISSCSLVGAVSFMEGRNKGSFSIVQSSHIYFRFIKVLNLEFIVIDSFPTELVYLRYFAARTSQKSITSSIANLRNLETLIVKPMRGKLILPLTLLKMVKLRHLQIYSKAHFTLNAAEESLETAKFVNLITLSSPTFCCVRDAELMLRTPNLRKLRCSFVGWGYPSREMSSLTRLETLSIKMDSCGSSPSNFPPNLKKLTLSNFTMYWLQSSIAMLPNLQVLKLVAVFFSKAEWKVRNDMFHQLKVLKVVDCPCFKKWNISDDAFPRLEHLVLRRCRYLEVIPSRFGDIPSLISIEVNSCKESLVESAMVIRETQVEVMQNYDFKVFIHK; encoded by the exons ATGTTTTCCAGCCAGTATTCATCTGCAAAAAAACATCACCCGCTCGATTTCTTCCATCGAATCGAAAACGAATGGGGTAGTTACATGCCTGAAAATGTACAAAATCGAATTAATTTACTCAAAATAGAGTTCAAATTCATTGATATTTTTCTCACCATCCAAAACTTCACTAATGATCCCAACATGCTAAAAAATGTAATTCACAAAGTCGATGCTCTTTTTCATGATTCCGCCTTTGATACATCGAAAAAGTATCAAAATCTTGAACGACTTACTTCTTTGTTGCAGGATAAAATTTGGATCATCAAGATTGATATCAGAGCTAATTACTCATTCTTTCCTAGAACTTCGTTGCAACTATTGCACGAAAAGAATGGGATTGGTAATTCCAAATTTGTAATGGAATTCATCGATGGTGTTATACAGAATCTTAGTTCCAAATTTATGATGGAATTCATCGATGGCATTGTACAGAATCTTTGTGAGTTAGTGGAGATTGGTGATTCCAACTCTGTACAAATACAGGAGGTTTTAAAAGAGCTGAAGTTGTTGAAGAATCTTGTAGGTTTTTTATCGAAGTGGTGTGTAGACTCTGAGAGTGTATATGCTTTGTTTGCTCATGTTTTATTTGTGGCGGGGTTTGCAGCAATGGTTGCCTGGTTGTACATGCCGGGTCGCGAGGATAATGGAAATGAGTATTTGGTTCCTGGTGAGATGAATTTCTTGCTTTCTTATATTGTGCGGATGAGGACTAAGCCTGTTAATCCGCGCATCCGTAAGATCTATGTTGATGTCTTGCTAGCTTTGAAAGGGACAATGCAATCAGGATTGTCTCGCAGTATCCAAAATTTGTATTCAGTTGAGATTGAAGCTGGTTTTTTGGAGATTTTCATACACAACTTGGAGGAGATACGAAGTATTTGTACTCTAAGTCGGATGGAGTATTTGAATCATCAAATGGGAAGCCTTGAGGAGATGCTCAAACTCTTGAGAGCTAATCTGATCAGTTTGCCGATACAAGGTCTTGAATTTCATCTTCAAGATATTGATATTGTCATTGTTGATGTGGGGCTTCTTATTTACTCGTTATATGATAGGGAGAAGCAGGAGGAAGCGAACCAAAGACTATTTCTTGATTTGCCCAGAAGCATTCAGCATATCAAGGAAGTGATCTTCCTTGTGATTCGATGGGCATTTCAATCTAATTTGCCAAGGGTTCATGGACTAGGTTGTGTTGATTTCCTTCTGAACAACTTGAAGGAGTTCCAAGTCCGTTATTCAGATTCACATAATTCTTTTGTTAAGAACCAACTTCAAGTTATTCAGAAGGAACTCGAGAGCTTGCAACCTTTTCTCAAGGATGTGGCTGAAGAGCTCTACAATAAGCATGAAAGGCTCCAACATTGTGCTGCACTATTGAATGGCAAAGCTTATGAGGTGGAATATATAGTTGATGCTTCTATTGGAAAAGGAGTTCCTGACTGGTGTCTTGTCCGTTGGCTCTTCGACATTATAAAGGAGATTATACTTATTAGGGAAGAGGTTGCAAAGATTCAGGAAAAGAGAGTTTTTAACTTTGCATTACATGATACCTTGGATACTGAAGAATTGACTAATACTCCAAGAATGACTGAAGAAGTTGTCGGTTTTGAAGATGTTATGGAAAAACTAAGAGAACAACTAATAAGTGGAAGCAAACAGCTAGATGTTATCTCAGTTGTTGGAATGCCCGGATTAGGCAAGACAACTGTGGCCAATAAACTTTATTCTGACGAGTTTGTTGTCTCCCGATTTGAAATCCGTGCACAATGTTGTGTATCCCAAGCATATTCGCGTAGGAATGTGTTACTTTCCATTCTACGTGATGCCATTGGTGAGTCGCCTACTCTTGCTAAATTGTCTACGGATATATTAGCAGATCAGCTTCGTAAAATTTTACTGCGGAAAAGATATCTTATCCTTGTTGATGACGTATGGGAAGCTAGTGTTTGGGATGATTTAAGATGTTGTTTCCATGATGACAATAATGGTAGTAGAATTATCCTAACAACGCAACATGGTGGTGTTGCTGAAAATGCTAAATCTGTCAGTGATCCCCTTTATCTTCGTTTGCTAAATGATGATGAAAGTTGGAAGTTACTAAAACAGAAAGTGTTTGGTGAAGAAAGCTGTTCCGTTCTCTTTTCAAACATTGGCAAAGAAATAGCAAACAAGTGTAGGGGGCTGCCTCTTTCAATTGTTTTGGTGGCTGGTATGCTAACAAAGATGAAGAAGAGTGAAATATGCTGGAAACAAGTTGCTATGAATTTATGTACCGATATTCTTAGCAACTCGAAGACCATCATAGAGCAAAGTTATCAGAGTTTACCTTATCATCTAAAGCCTTGCTTCCTCTATTTTGGAGTATTTTTGGAGGACAAAGAAATCAATGTCTCAATCTTGACATGGCTATGGATTGCAGAAGGATTTATTAAAAGTCGCGATGACAAGAGTCTAGAGGATATAGCAGAAGGCTACTTGGAGAGTCTTATTGGAAGAAATCTAGTTACAGTTGCTAAATGGAGTTCCAGTGGTAAGGTCAAAACCTGTCGTATTCATGACCTGTTGCTTTGTTTCTGTAAGGAAAGAGCCAAGGAGAAGAACCTTCTAAGGTGGATGAAACG GGACCAAAATGTCAATACGTCTTCCTCTATTTACTCTCACAAGCAGCTCATTCAACGCCACATGTCCTTTAATTCTGAAGTGGTTAATCTTGTGGAATGGATCTCATCTTGCTCACTTGTTGGAGCTGTCAGTTTCATGGAAGGTAGAAACAAAGGTTCCTTTTCAATAGTCCAATCCTCCCACatttacttcagatttataaaagTGTTGAATTTGGAGTTTATCGTAATTGATTCTTTCCCAACTGAGCTAGTTTACTTGAGGTATTTTGCTGCACGAACTTCTCAGAAGTCAATCACATCATCCATAGCCAATCTTCGGAACCTTGAAACTTTGATAGTCAAACCAATGAGAGGAAAATTGATATTGCCCCTTACACTTTTGAAGATGGTTAAATTGAGACATCTGCAGATATATAGCAAAGCCCATTTCACTTTAAATGCTGCAGAAGAATCACTTGAGACCGCAAAATTTGTCAATTTGATAACTCTTTCCTCTCCAACTTTTTGTTGTGTGAGGGATGCAGAATTGATGTTGAGAACACCTAATCTTCGGAAACTGAGATGCTCATTTGTTGGTTGGGGTTATCCTTCTCGTGAAATGAGTTCCCTAACACGGCTTGAGACTCTCAGTATTAAAATGGATTCTTGCGGAAGTTCTCCATCCAACTTTCCACCAAATCTAAAAAAATTGACGTTGTCCAACTTTACCATGTATTGGCTTCAATCAAGCATTGCAATGCTTCCAAACCTTCAGGTACTCAAGCTGGTAGCAGTATTTTTCTCAAAGGCTGAATGGAAAGTGAGGAatgacatgttccatcaactcaaAGTTTTGAAAGTAGTAGATTGTCCTTGTTTTAAAAAATGGAATATCTCTGACGATGCTTTTCCTCGCCTTGAACACTTGGTACTGAGAAGATGTCGATATCTTGAGGTAATCCCTTCTCGCTTTGGAGACATCCCATCTCTGATATCCATTGAGGTTAATTCATGCAAAGAATCACTTGTCGAATCAGCCATGGTCATCAGGGAAACACAAGTTGAAGTGATGCAGAATTATGATTTCAAGGTCTTCATCCACAAGTAG